The following proteins are co-located in the Sulfitobacter guttiformis genome:
- a CDS encoding c-type cytochrome, translated as MGQCRMKWLAPLLIVLATAAGADHELENRDLSAGSALYDQHCAACHGADLEGQPDWQSPDADGVLPAPPHDANGHTWHHDNALLFNYTKLGGKGALAALGIKDFNSGMPAYESVIPDGDIWNILAYIRSTWPARERDIQASRNPPH; from the coding sequence ATGGGTCAATGTCGTATGAAATGGCTCGCGCCACTCCTGATTGTCTTGGCCACTGCCGCTGGCGCGGATCACGAACTGGAAAACCGGGATCTATCTGCGGGAAGCGCTTTATACGATCAGCACTGTGCAGCATGTCATGGCGCAGACCTCGAAGGTCAACCTGACTGGCAGTCGCCCGATGCGGACGGGGTGCTGCCCGCTCCGCCCCATGATGCGAATGGCCATACGTGGCACCACGATAATGCCCTCCTGTTCAATTACACAAAACTGGGTGGGAAAGGCGCACTGGCCGCATTGGGCATCAAGGATTTCAACAGTGGCATGCCTGCCTATGAGAGTGTGATCCCCGACGGTGATATCTGGAATATCCTCGCCTATATTCGATCAACCTGGCCCGCGCGGGAGCGCGATATTCAGGCAAGCAGAAACCCGCCTCACTGA
- a CDS encoding copper resistance D family protein: MPDIWGQAAIIIKVALYLGVLTAVGSVIVALVFRLERLRGVALVFAVVGLVAAALSFSLSGANLTGDASGMSDPEMLGLLWTTSVGTAFMVRLIGLGLLILGLFLGRGGLWLSAVGGLVSLWSFVQVSHVSTRENVLLDISLMLHLVTIGFWIGILIPLKRLASAEATWPEAADLGHRFGILAKIMIPVLIVAGVYMSYVLVGSFKSLVNTGYGQALILKVVFVAGLLALGAANKLRFIPALQAKDPHAAGHLSKSISVEWGVILAVIGTTALLTSNLTLPT, translated from the coding sequence ATGCCTGATATCTGGGGGCAGGCAGCGATCATCATCAAGGTTGCGCTTTATCTTGGCGTGTTGACAGCAGTCGGAAGTGTCATCGTCGCATTGGTATTCCGGCTGGAGCGCTTGCGAGGGGTGGCGCTGGTTTTTGCGGTGGTCGGCCTTGTGGCTGCCGCGCTGTCCTTTTCGTTGAGCGGTGCTAACCTGACCGGTGACGCAAGTGGCATGTCAGATCCGGAAATGCTGGGGCTTCTCTGGACCACGTCCGTCGGGACAGCATTTATGGTCCGGCTGATCGGTCTGGGGCTGCTGATCCTTGGTCTGTTTTTAGGTCGGGGCGGGCTATGGCTCTCGGCCGTTGGTGGCCTTGTCTCGCTCTGGTCGTTTGTTCAGGTGAGCCATGTATCGACCCGAGAAAACGTGCTCCTTGATATCTCGCTTATGCTGCACCTGGTTACCATCGGCTTTTGGATCGGGATTCTGATCCCGCTAAAGCGGCTGGCATCGGCTGAGGCCACATGGCCCGAGGCCGCTGATCTCGGGCACCGGTTTGGCATCCTCGCGAAGATCATGATCCCTGTATTGATTGTCGCGGGAGTGTATATGAGTTATGTCCTTGTCGGTTCGTTCAAATCGCTGGTGAATACAGGTTATGGGCAGGCCCTGATCCTGAAGGTCGTATTTGTCGCCGGGTTGCTTGCCTTGGGTGCCGCTAATAAACTGCGGTTCATCCCGGCTTTACAGGCAAAAGACCCGCATGCGGCAGGCCATCTGTCAAAATCCATATCCGTTGAGTGGGGGGTGATCCTCGCTGTTATCGGGACGACAGCGCTTTTGACGTCCAATCTTACTTTGCCAACATGA
- a CDS encoding copper resistance CopC family protein, producing MKNIILAGMIAFWATGAVAHSAMDETTPANEAVLTDAPSEIVMNFLHDIRLTKVRLTQADNPAVDLDLSAYKGMEIDFTVPMQSVGSGTYVIDWRGLGADGHAMTGSFSFVVE from the coding sequence ATGAAAAATATAATACTTGCTGGCATGATTGCCTTTTGGGCCACAGGCGCTGTGGCGCATTCGGCCATGGACGAGACGACACCGGCCAATGAGGCGGTTTTGACTGACGCTCCATCCGAAATTGTCATGAACTTCTTGCACGATATTCGCCTGACAAAGGTGCGCCTGACACAAGCTGATAACCCTGCCGTCGATCTGGATCTGAGTGCCTACAAAGGAATGGAAATAGATTTCACTGTCCCTATGCAGTCCGTGGGAAGCGGGACCTATGTGATTGACTGGCGCGGATTGGGGGCTGACGGCCACGCGATGACTGGCTCGTTCAGCTTTGTTGTAGAGTAA
- a CDS encoding multicopper oxidase family protein, translated as MNRRQFLASASALALLPRQVMAAQDPLRLKAEAVVQQVLPEGDGMTAMLGFNGAMPGPELRVRRAQRVTVEVENGLDEGTAVHWHGIRLENKMDGVPVLTQSLIDPGRTKTYSFVPPDAGTYWYHSHYISNEQVARGMMGPLIVEDDVPPDVDHDITVLLSDWRMQEDGSLVEEYSDMHSVAHGGYMGNFARGFLSKSTVQVGDRVRLRMINAATNRIFPVQVTGVSGSIMAYDGMALAVPRPLTQVILAPAQRADLIVDVEADVGFDMVIRDGLYRLADLAAEGTNTDRMPSPITALSPPDLPIPDTPSQHLTLTMMGGAMGGRHDGDNIWAFNDVSDLQEEPFGTFQRGETVRITMVNDTSFPHGIHLHGHHFYEVGEGNALGDLRDTTLVDAGASRDIICVFDNPGRWLLHCHMLSHAVGGMRTWVNVV; from the coding sequence ATGAACAGACGACAGTTTCTCGCTTCGGCTTCGGCTCTCGCTCTCCTTCCGCGCCAAGTAATGGCAGCACAAGATCCGCTGCGGCTGAAGGCTGAAGCGGTCGTTCAGCAGGTCCTGCCGGAGGGCGATGGCATGACCGCGATGCTTGGGTTCAACGGCGCGATGCCCGGGCCTGAACTGCGGGTGCGCCGTGCGCAGCGCGTTACTGTGGAAGTCGAGAATGGATTGGACGAAGGCACGGCGGTCCACTGGCACGGAATCCGGTTGGAGAACAAGATGGACGGGGTTCCTGTTTTGACGCAGAGCCTTATCGATCCCGGCAGGACCAAAACATACAGCTTCGTGCCTCCGGATGCAGGAACCTATTGGTATCACTCTCACTACATCTCCAATGAACAGGTTGCACGGGGCATGATGGGGCCGTTGATCGTCGAGGATGACGTGCCGCCGGATGTTGATCACGATATTACTGTGCTTTTGTCGGATTGGCGGATGCAGGAAGATGGCAGCCTTGTTGAAGAATACAGCGACATGCATAGTGTCGCCCACGGCGGATACATGGGGAACTTCGCGCGCGGGTTCCTGTCCAAATCTACGGTTCAGGTCGGGGATCGCGTCAGATTGCGGATGATCAATGCGGCTACAAACCGTATCTTTCCGGTGCAGGTCACTGGTGTGAGCGGATCAATCATGGCCTATGATGGCATGGCCTTGGCTGTGCCGCGCCCCCTGACACAGGTCATTCTGGCTCCGGCGCAGCGTGCCGATCTGATTGTCGATGTAGAGGCCGATGTCGGTTTTGATATGGTCATCCGTGACGGACTATATCGCTTGGCCGACCTTGCAGCCGAGGGCACAAATACCGATAGGATGCCAAGCCCGATCACAGCGCTGTCACCGCCTGATCTGCCGATACCTGACACGCCAAGCCAGCATTTGACGCTGACAATGATGGGTGGTGCGATGGGCGGACGGCACGACGGCGATAATATCTGGGCATTCAACGATGTTTCCGACTTGCAGGAAGAACCGTTTGGGACATTCCAGCGGGGCGAGACCGTCAGGATCACCATGGTGAACGATACGTCGTTTCCGCATGGTATCCACCTGCACGGTCATCATTTCTATGAGGTGGGCGAGGGCAATGCCTTGGGCGATCTGCGCGACACGACACTGGTGGATGCAGGGGCAAGCCGCGATATCATCTGCGTCTTCGATAACCCCGGGCGTTGGCTTTTGCACTGTCACATGCTCAGCCATGCTGTTGGCGGGATGCGCACATGGGTCAATGTCGTATGA
- a CDS encoding c-type cytochrome → MRQTIAVVTIILIAGLAYAIWTAVGQSVQNTPDTPVAGGEMADVAVPDTLTQNAQIGKRAFEANCASCHGTNAAGREGVAPPLVHKIYEPSHHADESFQRAVASGVRAHHWPFGDMRAVEGLTRGEVTLITTYIRELQRANGIN, encoded by the coding sequence ATGAGGCAAACAATTGCAGTGGTGACGATAATACTTATTGCTGGGCTCGCCTACGCTATTTGGACCGCTGTTGGTCAGAGTGTTCAAAATACGCCCGATACACCCGTTGCCGGTGGTGAAATGGCTGACGTCGCAGTGCCGGATACCCTGACGCAAAATGCGCAAATCGGAAAACGTGCCTTCGAGGCAAACTGTGCGTCCTGCCACGGCACAAACGCCGCAGGACGCGAAGGAGTAGCACCACCCCTTGTCCACAAAATTTATGAGCCAAGCCACCACGCTGACGAGAGCTTTCAGCGGGCGGTGGCATCGGGTGTGCGCGCGCACCACTGGCCGTTCGGAGACATGCGTGCGGTTGAGGGTCTGACACGCGGCGAGGTCACACTGATCACCACCTACATTCGGGAATTACAACGCGCCAACGGAATCAACTGA
- a CDS encoding class I SAM-dependent methyltransferase, translating to MAEKPNRWENVYQSKAEAETSWFEDRPQVSLDLIAATEATSDAAILDVGAGASRLVDCLLELGYHRITVLDLSDSALAKARARLPEDVPVEWVVSNILDWQPPGHFDVWHDRAAFHFLTDVADQQAYFEVMDRALGPGGHAIIGTFALDGPEKCSGLPVARYDARLLAERLGPNYRLIQSLIHDHHTPWGSMQRFHFGLFRKT from the coding sequence ATGGCTGAAAAACCGAACCGCTGGGAAAACGTCTACCAAAGCAAGGCTGAGGCCGAGACGAGCTGGTTCGAGGATCGTCCGCAGGTCTCGCTCGACCTGATCGCGGCGACAGAGGCGACCAGCGACGCCGCCATTCTTGACGTTGGCGCGGGGGCGTCGCGGCTCGTGGATTGCTTGCTGGAACTGGGCTATCACCGGATCACTGTGCTCGACCTGTCGGACTCAGCGCTGGCAAAGGCCCGCGCGCGACTGCCCGAGGATGTGCCCGTCGAGTGGGTTGTGTCGAACATCCTCGATTGGCAACCGCCAGGGCACTTCGATGTCTGGCATGACCGGGCAGCGTTTCATTTCCTCACCGATGTCGCCGATCAGCAGGCCTATTTCGAGGTCATGGATCGAGCTCTTGGCCCCGGTGGCCATGCCATCATCGGCACATTTGCGCTGGATGGACCGGAAAAATGCAGCGGACTGCCGGTTGCCCGCTATGACGCAAGGCTGCTCGCGGAACGGCTGGGTCCGAACTACCGGCTGATCCAGTCCTTGATACACGATCACCACACGCCTTGGGGCAGCATGCAGCGGTTCCATTTTGGCTTGTTCAGGAAAACTTGA